A segment of the Zingiber officinale cultivar Zhangliang chromosome 8B, Zo_v1.1, whole genome shotgun sequence genome:
TTCGATACATGAGAGTGAAGAAtgccataaaataaataaattgccATATTTAGGAGGATATAACCTAGAAAATGTGAGATGAGATTGATTCAAACAATGATTAAGTTGGTAAAAGAATACAAGAAAGTGATGGAACAGTTTTATTTCCTCATGGTCGAGGTAACAATGAAATGGCAGAATGGTAACACAATTGAATCTAACGAAGATGATAACTTTCAGGGAAGCCTAGGAATATGCAGCTACATCGAGTTATTATGTGCGCCGATACTGCACGATCCTCTAGAAAATTCTCATGCTGAATGGCAACTCGAAAGGGGTTAAAAGTAATCGGTTGTAAATCACAATCAGGGACGAGAGGCGAAGGTGGCTACATAAGTAAAATCTGAAATTTCAGGAAGGAAGATATCGGTATTTACCCTGGCAAAATCAGTATCGAATGCCCTTCAACCGATCTTGCATATCCGCCTTAACTGAGCAGCACATGAAACGAGTTTTCCGATACAATTCAGCACCCCATGACAGCACAATTGTACACAAAACTCCCACAATGCTTGCTGGCAATCATGTTCCAGACCGGAGGTCCATCTCTTGGAGTCCATGAGTTGAGTTCGATCATTCCACCCCCGAGCATCCTAGGTCCACCGATTACGATAAGACGTTCACCGCAAGCTCGGAAAGCTAGCCCCCAACCATTCACCGAATCGGGCCTCTCGGGCAATTTGCCCAAGGTTATCCAAGAGTTATTTTGCTTGTCATACTTCCTAACCTCCTTTTCTGCATAATCAGCTGCGTATAATTCATCATTAACTACTGCAACGAGCGGAGGTGCCCCGCTAGGGCCGTTCAGCCCCTGAGACATATTGGGAATGATTCTCCAGGTGTGATTCTCGATATCGTATTCTTCCCCACATGTTAGCAATTCTGTAGGGCTACTCATTCCGCCAATCACATAGAACTTGTTATCCATGAACACACCCGAACACATCTTCCTCGGTTTATTCATGCTAGGAAGACTAACCCAAGTTTGTGTATCGGAATTGTAGAGTTCTGCAGAATTCAATATATTTCCTCGGGCATCTATGCCACCGGCTACGATAGCTCTCTCTCCGAAACTGGCAGATCCAAACAGACACCTAGGGGAGTTCATCTCAACACCTTGGGACCAAGAATTTGTCAAAATGCTATACCTCAGCACGATATGAGAAATACGAGATGTGTAGTCTCTTCCAAAAACAAGGAGCTCTGTGCCGACGGCCAACGATTCCTTATCAGAGCGCATGAAGAAATCATTAGGAGGCATTCTTGGCAAAGAAATCCATCTGCTACAATAAGGATCATATGCTTCCCATTCAAGTATGTTGCAAGAGAAATATACCCAATGTTCAATGATGCCCGCCTGCCTCCTCAGCTTGTAGAGCTCGCCGGTTCGTATGAGAGAGTTAAAAGCTCGGTTCAAGGAAGCAAGGATGCCATAGTTTGATCTGGAGCAATGAAGGAGGCACTTGATAGAAATATCACGACCAATTTGACTAATGAGAGAAGTTGTATCAGAGAAAccatcatcatcaccaccaccaccgccACCAATAGGGCAACTGGATTCATCAAGAGGCAATGTTGTCTCTTCCCTAAAGGGAGGAGGCTCAGTGGATCTTTCCCGTTTCACTTTAGCTTCTTGTAGCTCTAAGGATTCCACGGACGGCGGGCGTTTGTTGGTTTTAATCTCAAGGAGCTGGTAGGTCATGTAAGCCCACTCGGATTCTTGCTCAAGGGAGCTCCTCAATGTTCTTCTGGTCAAACAAGACTCATTCTCTATCATTTCCTTCCCCCCTTACCAAGAACGCCAGCCCTTCCTTAGGAACACGTTTGAGCAATCTGTCATCCGAAAGCTAAGAGCGAAATTCCTATTGCAGAGGAGATAAAGGAAGCAAAAATTAGCAACAATTTAAAAGGAACAGATAGTCAAAAGTTTGTTCTCAGCAACGAGTCAAATTCTTCGATCAATCAAAATAGAATTGGTCTTTCTTAGCAAAAATGGCGAATTCCCACTGAGAACTAATTTGGGGGAACTAACACAAGATCGCCACATACAAGAAAACACAGGAAGAGAACAACAGCATCCGATCAATCCAATTAAGCTATATAAGGAAAAAAAACCACTAAGTAGAACAACAGCATCACGGGGAAAAGGGGGGAGACTTTGACGAGCTAAACCCTAGAATGAGCTTACCAGACCCAGATCCCCCAACTCCCACTGCAAGAAAACCAAAATTACAAAGTATTTGCACGGAACCTAATCTATATTCAGAAATTCCAAGACTTTCCACTAGAATCCCACAAGCATAGATCACACAAACATGTAAACATCATAAAATCCCCCCTCAAAATTTCACCTTCACTGAATATCAGCACGGGAGCATGAGAACCAACACGGAAATAAGGatcgaaattaaaattttgaacataCGTGAGCATAAacagcgaggaggaggaggaggaggagacgaATCACGGACACGGACTAGCCAGAGACGGCAAGAAGAATCGAAATCAGTATGGCCGTTCCTCCGGCTCTGGCTCAAGTTTGGATGCGTCGATACCCTTGTTCTATCTCCTCCTCCTCAGGGCGGTTACCTCCTGCTTCTGCTTTGGCTTCGATTGGTGCCGGCGATCGACGAGGGGCCAAAATTCATAGCGATTGCTGTGGTGCGGGCAAATGTCTTCACGAGCTGCTCATTCTCTCTTCGCTCTCGCtcccctttttcttttttcctttttggcCCCGGGACGCCTCTCAAGTCTCAACTCCCCCACCGCCCCTTTTTATTCCTCCCATGGGCCTGGGGGTGTGCACCATGCCGGGCCGCTCATGATCCGACCCGGTTGGGTTGCGTCTAGCGCGGCTCGGGTCATACTCGGCACGACCTGAGTTGTCTCGCGCGCACCGTCCCGACACACCTAGTAGATCCGAGCTAGGCATCAGAGTCGCAGCCTGCGGACCCAGCTTGGTTGGACACAGATTAAGCATTCGGGCTCGTACCGAATGGAGCATGCTCTTTCTCCAAGCATACTAAGTGCAACCCATTCGGAGTTATATCAGACCAAGCATAATATGATCTGACCAAGTTGGGTAGGAGGACAGATCCTCTGAATCGCTTTTTGTGATTTAAAAGATGATCTCTAAACATGCATTGACGGAATACATAGTCCTTACTTATAAAATAGACGGGGGGCATTTATCTCCTCTAATACATATTTAGGGATAATCTCTTGGACCGTAAAAAACGGTCCAAAGAATCCGGGCTCGTTGGACAGTACTTGACACGGTTTGTGCCATACTCGGCATGAACCGAGTTGTCTCGTACACACGATCCAACACACCTAGTAGATCTGAATTGGGAATTAGAGCCGCAACCTACAGACCTAGCTTAGCCGGACAAAAATTAAGTCATGCTAGGTCACCATGTTCAGGCTCGTGCCGATTGGAGCATGCTCTTAAAACATCTTTTAAAATTCCtccaaaaattttataagaattaagaaaaatctttaacacctttattatattattaaaatatccttctctaaaatttaaaatatctgcTTTATTCTTTATATTATCATCCATATTGCTTAATGGatgttttaaaaattactcaTAGAAAAATCTCATtcattttattttgtaaaatgccctttaaaattctaaaataataaaaaaatatctggAATGTCGACTAAGATGAACTTTATAAAGTGAAGATTAATTTGAGCCAAAATAGATATATtacattttataaaaatataaaattaagatTGACTCTCTTTgatttttttgctttttttttttttcaaacaagagctcattttgaatttgaattttgttcTTGTGAGCTGTAGTCAAATGTCAAAGTTCTTTTTAGCCGACAcattgttttaaatttaaaaatcataataaatattatatatttttttattttcggtACAATTATGAGCAAAATAATTTTGTAGGGAAAAGTATCTTTCCTcccattttaaaaataaataatagagccttttttttttactttatatattttaataaatttatcgtgtgttttgttttgaaatttaagtaatTTATTATATGATTAAAATTCATTATATTCATTGAATAATAGAGCTttttcatatataaaaaaaaacagtAGTCTGAATTCgtgaaaaaaacaaacaaaatttgATTAGGACTTTAAGTTTCGTGTCAAACCTTACTATTATCACCAAATTAGAATTTCTCAGTTTGACGAGGAGAATCGGGTCAACCAATTGAAATATTGGTAAGAAATTTGACTTTTGTAGCAGTCAACGTTAGATCTCGCCTTTTGACTACTTCTTTGGATGAGCTGCCattctaaaaatttattaatcATCTGGACGCGCTGTAAATCACATTAAAAacaatatttgatatttattttttaaatttgagatAAATAAATAGAATATCTCCTAAAtacattttatatataataaatattgaGTAAACATTAAATGACGTCTCAGATTACATTACAACAGCTATGCTTAAAATACAGTTCGGATtctctatttctatttctttttgtccTCGTGTCTCACTGTCGATCGGACGAGTCAGATTATATCTCAAGGATGCCTGACACATCATGAGGATACTGTACATATCTTAAAGATGCCATGAtacattgagatgtaatctggtccgtccaATCGACAGTGGGACACGGAGACAAAGAGAAATGGACACAGAGGATCTGAActacttaaaataatatttcaataaataaattaatacatATGATCTAAAATAATCTCAATTGTACCATGGTCACTCGAAACACATGGAGCAAGTTCAAACTAATTTGACATCCTAATCCTAGGTTACTCTGAATACAAGTCACCCTAACTCGATTCAAAAACAAAGTCATTTATGTCCTCAGAATAGCCTAGTgattagcacatgaggtgttattATCATGAGATCTGAGATTCAAATATCGACatagtcgaggtaaatgtctctttacatgttagtcactattctaaagactatcagtcatccataattaacctcTTTCATATTGATCCTAAAATAAACTACATGAAATAAATTAACGGAGATGTTAGAGGCGACAAACATATTCCTCTGGAGAGCTATTTGTTAAACTACCCCAACTACAGCCTGAGAGCTCCACGACTTGATAAAGGAGGATAAATCGAGTAGAAGTCAGTTGGAAGGTTATTATTTTCTATTAATCTGGATAGATTAGCTCGATCTATTTAGGGTCGCATCGAGCTCGTCATTCATGGAGAAAAAAGAACTTAATGACTCGCTTCCTAGTCATATTGACGTTACTACTTGACTCAAACACGTAGATACTTATCActtgaataatttaaaaaataatttgttatttGAAAACGGACACTAGAAAAAACAAAAATTGCACAGcagtaaataaataaagaaataatttAATATTCAGTGAAAAATAAGAGCTTCAAGTGTCGAAATCAAGTCAGATAAGAATTAAAGAGGTCCAtccactttttt
Coding sequences within it:
- the LOC122015321 gene encoding F-box/kelch-repeat protein SKIP11-like yields the protein MIENESCLTRRTLRSSLEQESEWAYMTYQLLEIKTNKRPPSVESLELQEAKVKRERSTEPPPFREETTLPLDESSCPIGGGGGGDDDGFSDTTSLISQIGRDISIKCLLHCSRSNYGILASLNRAFNSLIRTGELYKLRRQAGIIEHWVYFSCNILEWEAYDPYCSRWISLPRMPPNDFFMRSDKESLAVGTELLVFGRDYTSRISHIVLRYSILTNSWSQGVEMNSPRCLFGSASFGERAIVAGGIDARGNILNSAELYNSDTQTWVSLPSMNKPRKMCSGVFMDNKFYVIGGMSSPTELLTCGEEYDIENHTWRIIPNMSQGLNGPSGAPPLVAVVNDELYAADYAEKEVRKYDKQNNSWITLGKLPERPDSVNGWGLAFRACGERLIVIGGPRMLGGGMIELNSWTPRDGPPVWNMIASKHCGSFVYNCAVMGC